A stretch of Lepidochelys kempii isolate rLepKem1 chromosome 14, rLepKem1.hap2, whole genome shotgun sequence DNA encodes these proteins:
- the LOC140897998 gene encoding C-type lectin domain family 2 member D-like, which produces MFQGSSSPGAVNPPWNCKKSPTCRVVVAVIVVWSALIAAIIALAALTSQLSSADLCPPASPSCPDGWMGYRGKCYYFSETEGSWTDSRSRCSAPGASLAGIDSEQETAFLLRHKGVYDHWIGLWREQGQPWKWANGTKFNHLFHLRGGGDCAYLNDEKGVSSSRCYMGRRWICSKPEVYVMMGKETALERGSK; this is translated from the exons ATGTtccagggcagctccagccccggtgctgtca ACCCTCCTTGGAACTGCAAGAAAAGTCCAACCTGTAGAGTTGTGGTTGCAGTGATAGTTGTATGGTCTGCGTTGATTGCTGCCATcattgctctggcag CGCTGACCTCTCAGCTTTCATCAGCTGATCTGTGCCCCCCTGCGAGCCCCTCGTGCCCGGACGGCTGGATGGGATACCGAGGGAAATGCTACTATTTCTCAGAGACGGAAGGGAGCTGGACCGACAGCCGAAGCCGCTGCTCTGCCCCgggtgcctccctggctgggatcgaCAGTGAGCAGGAAACG GCGTTCCTGCTGCGCCATAAGGGTGTCTATGACCACTGGATCGGcctctggagggagcagggtcagccctggaaatgggccaatggcaccaaattcaaccacct GTTTCACTtaagaggaggaggtgactgcGCGTATCTGAACGACGAGAAAGGGGTCAGCAGCTCACGGTGCTACATGGGAAGACGGTGGATCTGTAGCAAACCTGAGGTGTAtgtgatg atgGGAAAAGAGACCGCACTCGAAAGGGGCTCAAAATGA